In one window of Nicotiana tabacum cultivar K326 chromosome 12, ASM71507v2, whole genome shotgun sequence DNA:
- the LOC142167155 gene encoding uncharacterized protein LOC142167155, with translation MHDFIMAEDSELWDVICDGPFIPMNTISEPAVTVPKTRKEYNDVGRKDIEKNFRVKKILVCGIGPDEYNRISVCQSAKEIWEALLIAHEGKTQVKQSKIDMLTTEYEIIKMKDDEYIQDMHTRFTSIINKLHSL, from the coding sequence atgcatgattttatcatggctgaagattcagaGCTTTGGGATGTCATCTGCGATGGACCCTTCATACCTATGAATACCATTAGCGAGCCAGCAGTGACAGTTCCAAAGACAAGGAAGGAGTATAACGATGTCGGCCGTAAAGATATAGAGAAAAACTTCCGAGTAAAAAAGATTCTCGTCTGTGGTATTGGACCAGACGAGTATAACAGAATTTCAGTGTGTCAATCTGCCAAGGAGATCTGGGAGGCTCTCCTAATCGCACATGAAGGAAAGACTCAAGTCAAGCAGTCAAAGATCGATATGCTCACTACTGAGTATGAAATCATCaagatgaaggatgatgagtacATTCAGGACATGCATACTCGCTTCACTTCCATCATCAATAAGCTTCACTCTCTATGA